The sequence CGCAGATATTTTTTTATTGCATTTTCTGCAGTTATAATTCATTTCTTCATCATGTTTCATATGGATTGTTTTTTGTTTTTGTTCTATTTCCTTAGGGCTTAATGTTTCAGCAAAATATCTTTCTTCCCATAATTCTTCTTTTTTATATGCTTTGCCTGTTTCTTCAATATCTTTATCTAAGCAGCATTTTTTGTATTTTTTTTCTGAACCACAATGGCACGGTTCATTTCTTCCAAGTTTTTTCTTTTTTACATTTTTTATCTCGATATTTTTTTCAATTTCAAATATCTTTTTAGGATTATGAAATTCTACATTATTTTCTTTTAAAATATTTGCAAAGGTCATTACATATTCTTTTTTCCCAGAAAAGAAAATTATTCCTTCCATGATTTCAGCTAAATAATCATCGCATAAAAAACCGTAAGAGATTGCCAGTTCATTATCAGAGTCATCATAAAAAATGCCCTTTTTCTCAGCTAAAAGAAAAAGATTTTTTTTAATTTCAGGCAAGCTCATTTTAATTATATCTTCAAAAACGCCATCAAATAGTCTTAGTACATTTAGCTCGGTATTTTTATTAAACTCAATGAATAATTTGATGAGTTTTTTATTATTTATAGGTTTGCCTAACAAAAATTCATCTTTAGTTTCAAGATAATAATCGAAGTCAAACTCCTCCTTAATTTCTTTGCATGTTTTACCTATCAGTTCATTCATTTTTGTACCCAATATCTCTTCCTACCATCGACTTTTTGAAGTTTGA comes from Candidatus Woesearchaeota archaeon and encodes:
- a CDS encoding SEC-C domain-containing protein; this encodes MNELIGKTCKEIKEEFDFDYYLETKDEFLLGKPINNKKLIKLFIEFNKNTELNVLRLFDGVFEDIIKMSLPEIKKNLFLLAEKKGIFYDDSDNELAISYGFLCDDYLAEIMEGIIFFSGKKEYVMTFANILKENNVEFHNPKKIFEIEKNIEIKNVKKKKLGRNEPCHCGSEKKYKKCCLDKDIEETGKAYKKEELWEERYFAETLSPKEIEQKQKTIHMKHDEEMNYNCRKCNKKISAHNKDWHAELCDDCFNKELKND